Genomic window (Lycium barbarum isolate Lr01 chromosome 2, ASM1917538v2, whole genome shotgun sequence):
cttatgtgttgaatgattttattcctaatgaagtgggttattgtttctttaattaatctcattttgaatgattcttaagggagtagctaaccctaagacttgcccatttatttcgatttaaacttggaagaggcaaactcgggattgggaaagattaattaacaagaatttggggcgttaaccctcatctaatggaaaacgacctagggataggcgacaccacttgtagccatattcgggtgttcttaatgctcctaatttctttagggatattcaattaggtagtctaattagtcttcggaagaagctaatttagagtcattatccgaggctaagtaatataaactcaccattattatttgtaaatcatgaagttgattggatcgttacttgagcgtagtttcccttgtatccatgcttgtggccattgatcattttacttgctttctaggctagtttacatttttgcattagttatacttttctccaaaaaccaaaatattatctattgtttggcatagctattattggtgataattcctacttttcctaatcgcctatattgttctctgtgggattcgaccccgactcatagttgggtaaattatatttgcatacgaccgtgctcattctaattaatagggtggatttggacgttatcagacaTCTTGCATGAATATTTCTTGGCCACACATGCAGAGAGATGTGGTAAGAGTGTGTTCTAATTGCATTTCATGTAAACAAGAAAAGTTTAGAGTCATGCCTCATGGTTTATATACTCCTTTGTCCCTACCTAGTACACCTTGGGTTGATTTGTCTATGGATTTGTTTTGGGATTTCCTAGATCAAAAAGAGGTATGGACTCTATTTTTGTGGTAATGGATAGCTTTTCAAAGGCGCATTTCACACCGTGCAATAAAACTGATGATGCTTCAAATGTTACCAATTTATTCTTCAAGAATCTACTACGTTTGCATGGGGTACCTAGAAACATTGTGAGTGATAGAGATGTGAGGtttcttagccacttttggaGAGTTTTGTGGGATAAGTTAGggactaaattgttgttttctactacttgtcatccacaaactgatgggaaaACTAAGGTGGTTAATAGAAAATTAGGATCCTTGTTGCGTGCTATGATTAAGAGCAATTTGAAATCATGGGAAGAATGcatacctttttttttaatttcttataATCGTGTTGTTCACACCTCTACTGGTTTCTCACCTTTTGAAATAGTGTATAGGTTTAATCCTTTAACTCCAATGGATTAAATTTCTCTACCTATTAGTGAGATAGTTAGCAATGATTGAAAGCAGAAAGCTGAATTGGTACAGAAGATCCATGAACAAGCACGTTAgcaaattgaaaagaaaaatgagaaataTGCATCTAAGGCCAACAAGGTAAGAAAACGAGTGGTCTTCGAACCAGGAGAGTTGGTTTGGGTGCATATAAGAAAGGAAAGATTTCCAACAAAAAGAAAAACCAAACCGCATCCTCGCGGTGAAGGGCCATTCGAAGTTCTAGAGAGAATCAATGACAACGATTACAAGCTTGACTTACCCGGTGAGTTTCAAGTTAGTGCAACTTTTAACATTTCTGATCTATCTTCTTTTGATGTAGGTGttgattcgaggacgaattcttTTGAAGAGATGAGAGATGATGTGAGCATGGCTGACCAAGACTCTCTTCAAGAACAACAAATACCAAGTGGTCCAACAACATGAGCTCATGCTAGAAGGATTCAAGAAGAATACAAGACTTGACAAATAAGCTCGTGGGACAAGGACTAGAAGCCCACAAAGTAGATCTAGAGAAGGACTTGAAGATGGTCCACATGACATTAATACTCCCAAGTGAAGACCATGATTGAGAGGTTATTTTTGGGTGTGCAGAAAAGACCAGCCACTTATTAGTGATTTTCAGCTTGTTGAGctaatgggccaaagcccatctGAAAGTTACCGTTGTAGAAAGCCCACGCGGAAGCCCACTTCAGGACCAACTGTTAGAGATAAGAAAGTTACCGTTGTAGAAAGCAAAATGTTTTTGAGAAGAGGATACTATATAAGCAGCCTTGGCAAACCAAGTTAGAGCTTCAATGAAAAAACCTACAGGCATGTGATTACTTACAAGTAATATAATGACAATAAAAAATCAAAACATGGttagcaaataagtgtagaatcaAATCATGTTTGTCAGGAATGTTCTAAGAAAATGAATATAACTAAAAATagtatttttaaataaaaattttactataattacaagATATTTATAGACGCGCAAGACACGTGTATAGTGACCCGTAATATAATAAAAAGgcaaaataaagtgaaaaataagtaatttaaagaGACAAAATAGCAATTCTACGTGTCAAAATTAGGACGCATAAAATCTAAGTTATTAAAGAGAAAGTACATACTTCtaattacttaattatattatATCATAACAGATATGGTGGTATAGGGCCGCCCAAAGCCCTTATGAATGTTGTGTGCCTTCATTGAGTAAATTAAAATATGAGTGAGTTTATTGTTCAGTTGGTGAATAAAATGCTCGTTAAATGTTTGTAACAACCCTTTAATTTGGATTATAGCATGGATATATCTACACCTATGGCTTGAGCAGTAGCAGTAAATTAGAATTATTCATTATGTATCAGTCATTTCATCTACTAGATGTATAATATATTTTGCCTTTCTACTGTATATATTTTTTACAAGAATAAATGGAGTTAAAAAGAGTAAAATAAGAAACCAAAAACATAAATTCAATAGAACGTAGGTGGCAAAACAATTTgaattaaaagaaaataaaagataaacATGCAGAAAGACACTTTATGAAATATTTGTCAAGCTGTAATTGACCACTTATCTTTATATAAGCAACCAATTTCCTACCTCCCTCCTTCCttttgaagaaaatggaaaatcaaAAACTGCCACTCCCGGGAACCCCAGTAAGTCAGAAAGGATGGGCTCTATTAAACCATGGTTTACTTAAACTCACTTAATTGCAATAAATCATTAATTTTTTTCACAAAGGAAAAGTTACTCAATTTTACATAAGTATCATGAAAGTCATTAAACTATTTATTGTAACAAAAATTACTCACTAAGCTAATTTTTGTAACCACAAAATTACCCAGCTTTTCCTAAGCATCACAAAAAGTTATTAGGAGGAAACAAAGATGACATTTTATATGATAATTAGGTAAAGTTAAATGACTTTTTTGTTACAAGAAAATTACTTAGTGACTTAATATTATATCACAAAATATAATTTAATAACTCTGATTTGTAATAAAATAAAAGTCAAGTTACCATATCTACAAATCAACCTCattttttttagttattttaGGTTCTTGAAAAATATAATACTAACAGCTATCCTTTTAGTTTTTCTCAGGAAGCAGCATTAAAATCTTTGACCCAATTTCTTGAGAAAAATCGTGAGCATGCATTCCAGGTTGAGTGTCCAACACCCATAAAGTATccccattcttttttttttttggaactgaCCATATCTCATTGCCACTTAAAGGAGAGTACATTTGAAGAAGGAGGACTAGACCATGCCTTCTTGAAGAGATCTGTACAAATTTGGAGCAAAAATATGCACATCGGTGGCAACATAGGAAAAATTCAGGGTGGTTCAAAATAAATCAATCCcagcttttttttttatttttattctaaaAGAAGGGAATTGCAATCTATCTATGTTCAAAAGTCATCTAATTTGTCTTGGCATAGAGTTTGGATCAGTAGAGACTCTAGTTACCTCAGTGTCATGGCTCATGGAAGCAAGCTTCTCCGCCACTTTGTTGGCCTCTCTAAAGCAATGCTTAACAATTACATCATGCCTTAGAACCAGTTTCCTGATTTCTTCAACTGTTTCCTTTATCCTCTATCGTGTGACCAAACTTTCTGAAATGCAGTTTCGAAGAAGTAGGGAATCAGTCTCCGCAATAATGAGATTGTATCCATTGTCGATGCACCACTTGAGACCAAAAAGAAAAGCATTTGCCTCGGCAGTGTTGCTAGTGCCAATTCCCAGCGGAAGAATAAAAGACATTATAAAATTTCCCATCGAATCTCTAACCACCCCACCTCCTCCACTTGAGCTACCAACACACGATCCATCTAAATTCATCTTTACAAAAAGAAGAGGTGGTTTGATCCATTTGATAGCCACAGAGAAAGTGTCAACTAGTTTAGGTTCCATAAGTTTGAGGAGATTATTCCAATTATTTGGGATTTCCAGATTTGCAAAGGTTCTCTTGGACAACTGGTAGATGTTGAAGAAGATAAGGGAGATAGATCTGATGGTTGAGGGCTTTTCTTCTTCATATCTAGAATTGCACCTTGATCCCCAAAGTTCCCACATTATGATAGGTGGGAGAATCTTCAGAATGTAAGGCGCTATATGATTTTTTGTTGTGCAATTCCAGCATCTGTGTAGCAAATCCCTGAGGTTTGAATTTCTGGTGTTGATTCCCATCCTTCCTGCAAAGAAGCTCCATACCAATTGTGCAAAATTCCCATTGCAGAAGAGATGTTCAGCTGTCTCTATTCCTGGAATCATGTCTGTACCAATACAACAAAAACATTTAGAAACAAAGGTAATTTTGAATTTCTTGGCTACTTTATCATCAGTTGGAAGCCTATAGTGAATTTCCCTCCAAGCGATACAAGACATTTTGTAGGGGACATCTTTGTGCCATAATCTTGAATCAATAGGGGCTATTGGTTTCTTATGTCTGAGAAGGTTCCAAGATGAAGAGACTAAGAAATTTCCTGTCTCAGCAGGTGTCCAGTACGGGGTATCCTCAGTGTTGTGGTCTAGGCTAATGTAGAAATTGTTGATGATTTCTTTGATCTGATCACTGGGGTATGGAACTAGAACTGTCCAATCCCATTGACCTAGTTTGAACACCTCATTGATAGGAATTAGCTGTTGAATATTGATATCCTCCATCAAATCACATAGAGGACCTTGCTTGGTCCAGTTTTCAAACCAAAAGCTGATATTCCCTTGTCTAACTTTCCACCAAATTTTAAGTTATCCAAGATATACAGTGATAGTTTCCTCCTTCCTCATTACCAGTCCAATAAAATCTTGTCAAGTATGTTTCAATCAACTCAAATATGCCTTTTGGGGGATGGACAGCTGCAAGAGTATGCACATTGAGGGCTAGTAACACATGTCTAATAAGAGTTGCTCTGCCTCCTGAAGAGAGGAATTTAAGTTGCCACCCTCTAATCTTATTTATAACCTTGTTGATCATTTCTGGAAAAATATCCAATGTTTTTCTTCCTGTATATATTGGACATCCCAAGTATTTGATGGGAAAGTGCTCATATCTCATGTTCAAAAAATTTCCAACTCTTCTGATGATACTAAGGGTAGTGTTAGGGGCTATAGTGAACGAGCATTTGTTTTTGTTGATGAGTTGCCCTGACACTCTTTCATAGTTTGCCAGAGTTTTGAGAATGGTATGCAAGGTGGCTTTTCTTCCACTACTGAATATGATCGTGTCATCTGCAAAGGAAAGATGATTAATTTGTGATCCTGGATTGTTCATGAAAAAACTATTAAACGAAGGAACTCTATGCAGTGCATTAAGCAGTTTTTAGAGCAATTCAGCAGATAGAACAAATAAGCTAAGGGAAAGAGGTTCTCCCTGTCTGAGCCCTTTTCCTGATTTAAAGAAGCCATGTCTGCTACCGTTTACCAATAGAGTATACCAATTAT
Coding sequences:
- the LOC132628804 gene encoding uncharacterized protein LOC132628804; amino-acid sequence: MEDINIQQLIPINEVFKLGQWDWTVLVPYPSDQIKEIINNFYISLDHNTEDTPYWTPAETGNFLVSSSWNLLRHKKPIAPIDSRLWHKDVPYKMSCIAWREIHYRLPTDDKVAKKFKITFVSKCFCCIGTDMIPGIETAEHLFCNGNFAQLVWSFFAGRMGINTRNSNLRDLLHRCWNCTTKNHIAPYILKILPPIIMWELWGSRCNSRYEEEKPSTIRSISLIFFNIYQLSKRTFANLEIPNNWNNLLKLMEPKLVDTFSVAIKWIKPPLLFVKMNLDGSCVGSSSGGGGVVRDSMGNFIMSFILPLGIGTSNTAEANAFLFGLKWCIDNGYNLIIAETDSLLLRNCISESLVTR